The Gemmatimonadota bacterium genome has a segment encoding these proteins:
- the rpsI gene encoding 30S ribosomal protein S9, translated as MSSDSLRWQAVGRRKTSVARVYITPGTGKWDVNGRTLGDYFPRPSLVQHIQQSFTATDTLGAFDVKAHVDGGGMSGQAGAMRHAIARALCNADEAHRPKLRTAGLLTRDPRAVERKKPGQPGARKKFQFSKR; from the coding sequence ATGAGTTCTGATTCGCTCCGCTGGCAGGCCGTCGGCCGCCGCAAGACGAGCGTCGCGCGCGTCTACATCACGCCCGGCACCGGCAAGTGGGATGTCAACGGCCGTACCCTCGGCGATTACTTCCCGCGTCCGTCGCTGGTGCAGCACATCCAGCAGTCGTTCACGGCCACCGACACGCTCGGCGCGTTCGACGTCAAGGCGCACGTCGATGGCGGCGGGATGAGCGGCCAGGCCGGCGCGATGCGGCACGCGATTGCGCGCGCCCTCTGCAACGCTGATGAAGCGCACCGCCCCAAGCTCCGCACGGCTGGGCTCCTGACGCGCGATCCGCGCGCCGTCGAGCGCAAGAAGCCGGGCCAGCCTGGCGCCCGCAAGAAGTTCCAGTTCTCGAAGCGCTAG
- the frr gene encoding ribosome recycling factor has translation MTLAEIVKASREGMQKAVDNTKRELSGIRSGKASPGMLDSVRVDAYGSQMPLNQVAMVSAPEPRMLAVTPFDKGLTAAIDKAIRDANMGLNPQPQGGVIRVPLPALSEDRRKEMVKICGKLVEEGRVSVRGARTDAMGKIKKVEKVPEDEKSRAEKDVQKHTDEAIKQIEELFKAKEAEILEV, from the coding sequence ATGACACTCGCCGAAATCGTGAAGGCATCCCGCGAAGGGATGCAGAAGGCCGTCGACAACACGAAGCGTGAACTGAGCGGCATCCGGTCGGGCAAGGCCTCGCCGGGAATGCTCGACTCGGTTCGCGTTGATGCCTACGGCTCCCAGATGCCGCTGAACCAGGTGGCGATGGTGAGCGCACCGGAGCCACGGATGCTGGCCGTGACGCCCTTCGACAAGGGGCTGACCGCCGCGATCGACAAGGCCATCCGCGATGCGAACATGGGACTCAATCCGCAGCCGCAGGGCGGGGTGATTCGCGTGCCGCTGCCGGCGCTTTCCGAGGATCGTCGCAAGGAGATGGTCAAGATCTGCGGCAAGCTCGTGGAAGAAGGCCGCGTCTCTGTGCGCGGCGCGCGGACTGACGCCATGGGGAAGATCAAGAAGGTCGAGAAGGTGCCCGAGGACGAGAAGAGCCGCGCCGAGAAGGATGTGCAGAAGCACACCGACGAGGCGATCAAGCAGATCGAGGAGCTCTTCAAGGCCAAGGAAGCCGAGATCCTCGAAGTGTGA
- the pyrH gene encoding UMP kinase, with translation MPVAYRRALLKLSGEALAGDKDGGLDYAVVEALAEEIKQVSTMGVSLGLVVGGGNIVRGATASREGLDRVSADYMGMLATVINALALQNVLETMGVETRVLTAIRMESLAEPYIRRRMMRHLEKGRIVIFAGGTGNPYFSTDTAAVLRALEMDAEVVLKATNVDGIYTSDPRKNADATLLTELTFQDALVNGYAVMDANAFGLCQANALPIVVFNINQPGAIARTLSGERVGTLVR, from the coding sequence ATGCCAGTCGCCTACCGCCGGGCTCTTCTGAAGCTCTCCGGTGAGGCGCTGGCCGGGGACAAGGACGGGGGCCTCGACTACGCCGTAGTCGAGGCACTCGCCGAAGAGATCAAGCAGGTCAGCACGATGGGTGTCTCGCTCGGCCTCGTGGTCGGCGGCGGCAATATCGTTCGCGGGGCCACCGCGAGTCGCGAAGGACTCGATCGAGTCTCGGCCGACTATATGGGAATGCTCGCCACCGTCATCAACGCGCTGGCGCTGCAGAATGTCCTCGAGACGATGGGCGTCGAGACCCGGGTGCTCACCGCGATCCGCATGGAATCGCTGGCCGAGCCCTACATCCGTCGCCGGATGATGCGCCACCTCGAAAAGGGCCGCATCGTGATCTTCGCCGGTGGCACCGGCAACCCCTACTTCTCGACGGATACGGCTGCGGTGCTGCGGGCCCTGGAGATGGACGCGGAGGTCGTGCTCAAGGCGACCAACGTCGACGGCATCTACACTTCCGATCCGCGCAAGAACGCCGATGCTACCCTGTTGACCGAGCTCACCTTCCAGGACGCGCTCGTCAATGGATACGCCGTGATGGATGCCAATGCCTTCGGGCTCTGCCAGGCCAATGCGTTGCCGATCGTCGTCTTCAACATCAATCAGCCCGGCGCCATTGCTCGTACCCTGAGCGGCGAACGGGTCGGGACTCTCGTCCGATGA
- a CDS encoding phosphodiester glycosidase family protein — translation MTWHAVWRWSVLGVLTSPAALRAQTFDSTFTRQVAPGVTHRRLVVNSVPWNINVVTVRLDTPGLAVQAAHAKDTFLGRETVAEIAARHQRDGEQVLAAINADFFQLSDGAPINNFVVEGNWWRGLRAWPTAAPSHSQFALTQAGRPLIERFSWVGTVSSRRYPEFALDGLNAAPGADGVTLFTQRYGASTPRDSAGRVLFDVPLTPVGHPGDTVLFQVADTVRSGGGSSLAGRAVLVGGATARNRLVALGPPGTPVRFLASVLPDRGKLATLVGGLPRLVVHGKGIADTALADAEGTNANLRLRHPRSAIGFTRDSTTLLLVTVDGRQPGSAGMDLMELSQLMLTLGAFEAVNLDGGGSTTLVVAGEVVNRPSDAGGPRTVGNALLVVQGPPPPPSRRPRPH, via the coding sequence GTGACATGGCATGCGGTGTGGCGCTGGTCGGTGCTGGGCGTGTTGACCTCGCCTGCCGCACTGCGCGCGCAGACCTTTGACTCCACCTTCACCCGGCAGGTCGCACCGGGGGTGACGCACCGCCGCCTGGTCGTGAACAGCGTCCCGTGGAACATCAATGTGGTCACGGTCCGTCTCGACACGCCTGGCCTGGCGGTGCAGGCCGCGCACGCCAAGGACACCTTTCTCGGCCGCGAGACCGTGGCTGAGATCGCCGCACGCCACCAGCGGGACGGGGAACAGGTTCTCGCGGCGATCAACGCCGACTTTTTCCAGCTCTCGGATGGCGCGCCGATCAATAACTTCGTGGTCGAAGGGAATTGGTGGCGCGGGCTTCGTGCCTGGCCAACCGCTGCACCGAGTCACTCCCAGTTTGCGCTCACTCAAGCGGGCCGACCGCTGATCGAGCGGTTCAGCTGGGTCGGTACGGTTTCCTCACGCCGATATCCGGAGTTCGCGCTTGATGGACTGAATGCCGCACCCGGCGCCGACGGGGTCACGCTCTTCACCCAGCGGTACGGGGCCAGCACCCCGCGAGACAGCGCCGGGCGAGTCCTTTTCGATGTGCCGCTCACTCCGGTCGGCCATCCCGGGGACACGGTGCTCTTCCAGGTGGCGGACACTGTCCGCTCGGGGGGCGGAAGTTCATTGGCGGGGAGGGCGGTCCTGGTCGGTGGCGCGACCGCCCGGAATCGTCTCGTCGCGCTTGGGCCCCCCGGGACGCCCGTCCGCTTCCTCGCCTCGGTTTTGCCTGATCGGGGGAAGCTGGCGACGCTGGTAGGTGGGCTGCCCCGACTGGTGGTCCACGGCAAGGGGATCGCTGACACCGCCCTTGCCGACGCCGAGGGGACCAACGCCAACCTCCGGCTGCGTCACCCCAGGAGCGCGATTGGCTTTACCCGCGACAGCACCACCCTGCTCCTGGTGACCGTAGACGGGCGCCAACCGGGCAGCGCCGGGATGGATCTGATGGAGCTCTCCCAGCTGATGCTGACCTTGGGGGCGTTCGAGGCGGTCAACCTGGATGGCGGTGGGTCGACGACTCTGGTGGTCGCAGGCGAGGTGGTGAACCGCCCCTCCGATGCCGGCGGACCCCGGACCGTCGGGAATGCCCTCCTGGTGGTGCAGGGGCCGCCGCCTCCTCCATCCCGCCGGCCCCGCCCGCACTAG
- the rpsB gene encoding 30S ribosomal protein S2, which produces MAMPTLQELLDAGTHFGHQTRRWNPKMRKFIFAERSGIYLIDLQKTLKQLTMATELVRSIALKGENILFVCTKRQLKAVVEAEARNASCHWVNERWLGGTLTNFQTIKKQIKRLRDLEQGAAEGDFENYTKKEQLLFSREREKLSRNLEGIKMMTRLPGALFIVDAKKEKIAIQEANRLGIPVVAIVDTNADPDTITVPIPGNDDAIRSVSLITSALCDAIREARMAMPVREVAGGDDDNETYSAGDGDGATDEDRKKRRPRRKRKARPEAIAARLKHDPAAPGDAGA; this is translated from the coding sequence ATGGCTATGCCAACCCTGCAGGAACTGCTCGACGCCGGCACGCATTTCGGTCACCAGACTCGTCGCTGGAATCCGAAGATGCGCAAGTTCATCTTCGCCGAGCGGTCGGGCATTTATCTCATCGACCTCCAGAAGACCCTGAAGCAGCTCACGATGGCGACCGAACTGGTCCGCTCCATCGCGCTCAAGGGCGAGAACATTCTCTTCGTCTGCACCAAGCGTCAGCTCAAGGCCGTCGTCGAGGCCGAAGCACGCAATGCATCGTGTCACTGGGTCAACGAGCGCTGGCTCGGCGGTACCCTCACGAACTTCCAGACGATCAAGAAGCAGATCAAGCGTCTCCGCGACCTCGAGCAGGGTGCCGCCGAGGGCGACTTCGAGAACTACACCAAGAAGGAGCAGCTGCTGTTCTCGCGTGAACGCGAGAAGCTCTCCCGCAACCTCGAAGGGATCAAGATGATGACCCGCCTGCCGGGCGCGCTCTTCATCGTCGACGCCAAGAAGGAAAAGATCGCGATCCAGGAAGCCAATCGTCTCGGCATCCCGGTCGTGGCCATTGTCGACACCAACGCCGACCCCGACACCATCACGGTGCCGATCCCGGGCAACGACGACGCCATCCGCTCGGTGTCGCTGATCACGTCGGCGCTCTGCGACGCGATCCGCGAAGCCCGCATGGCGATGCCGGTCCGCGAAGTCGCCGGTGGCGATGACGACAACGAGACCTACTCGGCTGGCGATGGTGATGGTGCGACCGACGAAGATCGCAAGAAGCGCCGCCCCCGCCGCAAGCGGAAGGCGCGCCCCGAGGCGATCGCCGCGCGGTTGAAGCACGATCCGGCAGCGCCGGGCGACGCCGGCGCCTGA
- the tsf gene encoding translation elongation factor Ts, whose translation MTINTKDISALRARTGAGMMDCKKALEEANGDMSLASELLRKKGIAKAEKRAGRDASQGLVVIETAADGSTGAMVELNCETDFVARNEDFQSLAKQLVMHAQAKSPVSVTHEAFLAETLDGKSIDEVVKLASGKTGEAMTVKQVVKFGVAGGVVGEYRHHNSQVGVLVELSGATGEPALALAREIALHVASADPVAVAMEDIPAETLDRERRIAEEQVAAEGKPEAIRAKIVDGKVKKFAQERALLEQPFVKDESVTIGALVAKLSGAKVVRFARFKVGEAA comes from the coding sequence ATGACGATCAACACCAAGGACATCTCCGCGCTCCGCGCGCGTACTGGCGCCGGGATGATGGATTGCAAGAAGGCCCTCGAAGAGGCGAATGGCGACATGTCGCTGGCCTCTGAGCTGCTGCGGAAGAAGGGCATCGCCAAGGCCGAGAAGCGCGCCGGGCGTGATGCCTCGCAGGGACTCGTCGTGATCGAGACCGCCGCCGATGGTTCGACCGGCGCGATGGTCGAGCTCAACTGCGAGACCGACTTCGTCGCGCGCAACGAGGACTTCCAGTCACTCGCGAAGCAGCTGGTGATGCACGCCCAGGCGAAGAGCCCGGTGAGCGTCACCCATGAGGCTTTCCTCGCGGAGACGCTCGACGGCAAGAGCATCGACGAAGTCGTCAAGCTCGCCTCGGGCAAGACCGGCGAAGCGATGACCGTGAAGCAGGTGGTCAAGTTCGGCGTCGCGGGCGGCGTGGTCGGCGAGTACCGTCACCACAACAGCCAGGTCGGCGTGCTGGTCGAGCTCTCCGGCGCGACTGGCGAACCGGCCCTCGCGCTGGCTCGCGAAATTGCACTGCACGTGGCGTCGGCCGATCCGGTTGCCGTCGCGATGGAAGACATCCCGGCCGAGACGCTCGACCGCGAACGTCGCATTGCCGAGGAGCAGGTCGCGGCGGAAGGGAAGCCTGAGGCGATTCGCGCCAAGATCGTCGACGGCAAGGTGAAGAAGTTCGCCCAGGAGCGCGCCCTGCTCGAGCAGCCGTTCGTGAAGGATGAATCGGTGACGATCGGCGCCCTGGTGGCAAAGCTCTCTGGCGCCAAGGTGGTTCGCTTCGCTCGCTTCAAGGTCGGCGAGGCCGCCTGA
- a CDS encoding acetyl-CoA carboxylase biotin carboxylase subunit translates to MTAGIIRRVLIANRGEIALRIIRACHDEGLEAVAVYSDADRHAPFVRAADIAVHIGAAPPAQSYLDIDRLLTAARFAGADAIHPGYGFLSERAAFAQAVVDAGLIFIGPPASAIAAMGDKTSARRLMAAAGVPIVPGAVAPLTDPIIAGTLAAELGYPVLVKAAAGGGGKGMRVVREPAELPSALTTAASEALKAFGDGSVYLEKYIELPRHVEIQVLADHERTIHVGERECSVQRRHQKLVEEAPSVAVDPALRERMGAAAVAAAQAVGYRGAGTCEFLLAADGSFYFLEMNTRIQVEHPVTEEVYGVDLVREQLRIARGDAMSIPHGPLQPRGWSIECRITSEDPSNGLLPSSGVIRWLRAPGGAGVRWDSGVESGSEVTLYYDSMLAKLIVRGADRKRAIEAMRRALDELVVVGVATNVPFHRRLFNDADFVAGNIDIQFLERRPDLLTSEEDEPTLQRLAIAAALLEHERRGTRRPLVGEATTGAMGSVPAAGSRWRDVARREGLR, encoded by the coding sequence ATGACTGCAGGCATCATCCGACGGGTCCTGATTGCCAATCGAGGCGAGATCGCGCTGCGCATCATCCGCGCCTGCCACGATGAGGGACTCGAGGCGGTCGCGGTCTACTCCGATGCCGATCGCCACGCCCCGTTTGTTCGCGCGGCCGATATCGCCGTGCATATCGGCGCCGCCCCGCCGGCCCAGAGCTATCTCGACATCGACCGACTGCTGACCGCGGCCCGGTTCGCCGGCGCCGACGCGATTCACCCGGGTTACGGTTTCCTTTCCGAACGCGCGGCGTTCGCGCAAGCGGTCGTCGACGCGGGGCTGATCTTCATCGGCCCGCCCGCGAGCGCCATCGCCGCGATGGGCGACAAGACAAGTGCCCGTCGATTGATGGCCGCGGCGGGTGTGCCGATCGTTCCCGGCGCCGTCGCTCCGCTCACCGACCCGATCATCGCTGGCACCCTCGCCGCTGAACTCGGTTACCCGGTGCTCGTGAAGGCTGCGGCCGGCGGCGGCGGGAAGGGAATGCGCGTGGTGCGGGAGCCCGCCGAACTCCCCTCGGCCCTGACGACTGCCGCGAGTGAAGCGTTGAAGGCCTTCGGAGATGGCAGCGTCTATCTCGAGAAATACATCGAGCTGCCGCGGCACGTCGAGATCCAGGTGCTGGCCGATCACGAGCGCACGATTCACGTGGGTGAGCGCGAATGTTCGGTGCAACGCCGCCACCAGAAGCTGGTCGAAGAAGCGCCATCGGTGGCTGTTGACCCGGCGCTTCGCGAACGGATGGGAGCGGCCGCAGTAGCGGCGGCACAAGCCGTGGGCTACCGCGGTGCCGGTACCTGCGAGTTCCTGCTAGCCGCAGACGGCTCCTTCTACTTCCTCGAGATGAACACCCGGATCCAGGTCGAGCATCCGGTGACCGAGGAAGTCTACGGCGTCGACCTCGTGCGCGAGCAGCTTCGCATTGCCAGAGGCGACGCGATGTCGATTCCCCACGGCCCGCTCCAACCACGTGGCTGGTCGATCGAGTGCCGCATCACGAGCGAAGACCCGTCGAATGGGTTGCTGCCGAGTTCCGGCGTGATCCGCTGGCTGCGCGCACCGGGCGGTGCGGGTGTGCGCTGGGACAGCGGCGTCGAAAGCGGCAGCGAAGTCACCCTCTACTACGACTCGATGCTGGCGAAGCTGATCGTCCGTGGAGCCGATCGGAAGCGCGCGATCGAAGCGATGCGCCGCGCACTCGATGAACTTGTCGTGGTCGGCGTGGCAACCAATGTTCCGTTCCACCGGCGACTCTTCAACGACGCCGATTTTGTCGCTGGCAACATCGACATCCAGTTTCTCGAGCGGCGCCCCGACTTGCTTACCAGCGAAGAAGACGAGCCAACCCTCCAGCGCCTGGCGATTGCGGCGGCACTACTTGAGCACGAACGACGCGGCACCCGACGCCCCCTCGTGGGCGAGGCAACGACTGGCGCGATGGGAAGTGTCCCGGCTGCGGGCTCGCGGTGGCGCGACGTCGCACGCCGGGAAGGGCTTCGGTGA
- the rplM gene encoding 50S ribosomal protein L13, which translates to MKTYTAKAGDLQHDWHVVDATDVPLGRLASTVAQIIRGKHKPTFTPHMDGGDFVIVLNASKVKLTGRKLSQKTYFRHTGYMGHDTHTPAQEVLAKHPDRVIEKAVFGMLPKNSLAKQKLRTKLKVYGGAEHPHEAQTPKTLTVAHAKAN; encoded by the coding sequence ATGAAGACGTATACCGCCAAGGCTGGCGATCTGCAGCACGACTGGCACGTGGTCGATGCGACCGACGTGCCCCTCGGCCGTCTGGCCAGCACGGTGGCCCAGATTATTCGCGGCAAGCACAAGCCGACCTTCACGCCGCATATGGACGGTGGCGATTTCGTCATCGTGCTCAATGCGTCCAAGGTCAAGCTCACCGGCCGCAAGCTGAGCCAGAAGACCTACTTCCGTCACACCGGCTACATGGGTCACGACACCCACACGCCTGCGCAGGAAGTGCTCGCAAAGCATCCTGACCGCGTGATTGAAAAGGCCGTCTTCGGCATGCTGCCGAAGAACTCGCTCGCCAAGCAGAAGCTGCGCACCAAGCTGAAGGTCTATGGCGGCGCTGAGCATCCGCACGAGGCGCAGACGCCGAAGACCCTCACCGTCGCTCACGCGAAGGCCAACTGA
- the dxr gene encoding 1-deoxy-D-xylulose-5-phosphate reductoisomerase — translation MKRVALLGSTGSIGVSTLRVLERQRAGFDLVALVAGSNRERLAEQVAAWNPKYAALVGGNGATTFPSGPETLIEAATRPDVDIVVNAVVGAAGLDATLAALRAGKRVALANKETLVMAGPLVAEAARQGGGEVVPIDSEHSAVLQCMVAQGAAPSRIILTASGGPFRTWDQERLALATVAEALNHPTWQMGAKITVDSATLANKALEVIEAHFLFGLAYDAIEVIVHPQSIVHAFVEFPDGSTLAQVGFPSMEVPILYALTHPDRLPDDGVRRFDPVAAGTLSFEPVRRECFGAFELGIAAGRKGGTAPAVFNAANEIAVAAFLEGKIPFGRIPVVIEAALRRHDDAGTITLDAVRAADAAARRHAGEAVA, via the coding sequence GTGAAGCGAGTCGCGCTGCTCGGTTCAACCGGTTCGATCGGTGTCAGCACGCTCCGCGTGCTCGAACGGCAGCGTGCCGGATTCGACCTCGTGGCGCTGGTGGCGGGCTCGAATCGCGAGCGGCTCGCCGAACAGGTTGCGGCGTGGAACCCGAAGTATGCCGCGCTCGTAGGCGGCAACGGTGCGACGACCTTTCCGAGTGGTCCCGAGACGCTGATTGAAGCAGCGACGCGCCCCGATGTCGACATTGTGGTGAACGCGGTGGTCGGTGCGGCCGGGCTCGATGCGACGCTCGCTGCGCTGCGCGCCGGGAAGCGGGTCGCCCTGGCCAACAAGGAGACGCTGGTGATGGCCGGGCCGCTGGTGGCCGAGGCTGCCCGGCAGGGCGGGGGCGAGGTCGTCCCGATCGATTCTGAGCACAGCGCGGTGCTGCAGTGCATGGTGGCTCAGGGCGCGGCGCCATCGCGGATCATTCTCACGGCGTCGGGTGGGCCGTTCCGGACCTGGGACCAGGAGCGGCTCGCGCTGGCGACGGTCGCGGAAGCGCTCAACCACCCGACCTGGCAGATGGGTGCCAAGATCACGGTGGACTCGGCTACGCTCGCGAACAAGGCGCTCGAAGTGATCGAGGCCCATTTTCTCTTCGGGCTGGCCTACGACGCGATCGAGGTCATCGTTCACCCGCAGAGTATCGTGCACGCGTTTGTCGAGTTTCCCGATGGCAGCACCCTGGCACAGGTCGGCTTTCCCTCGATGGAAGTCCCGATCCTGTATGCCCTGACGCACCCCGATCGTCTACCCGACGATGGCGTGCGCCGGTTCGATCCGGTGGCTGCGGGAACGCTGAGCTTCGAGCCGGTGCGGCGCGAATGCTTCGGCGCATTTGAACTCGGCATTGCGGCTGGGCGGAAGGGTGGGACAGCGCCGGCGGTCTTCAATGCCGCAAATGAAATTGCCGTCGCCGCGTTCCTCGAGGGAAAGATCCCCTTCGGGCGAATCCCGGTCGTGATCGAAGCAGCACTCCGGCGTCACGATGACGCTGGCACCATTACGCTCGATGCCGTGCGGGCCGC
- a CDS encoding phosphatidate cytidylyltransferase, producing MDNNLVRRILFAVVAIPLALLLVWAGGWPLALLVATIAILGTRELFDIAEKKGIRPLRVTGLLLAAAGPLLVHAATTRPETGLWLSHHWTYIGAGVMLLLLAVALRGRGPTDAPLGAVAVTLFAVAYTGLLPSFLIGIRHGRFETFSWAGTAMVFFPLIVTWVCDSAAMFGGRALGGPKMAPTISPGKTRSGGVAGLAGGVLIAPLFVYLVFPRVGIEVGILPACLMALALSVVGQLGDLAESLFKREAGVKDSSTLIPGHGGVLDRFDSLYVILPTAAFCYQLLGLL from the coding sequence ATGGATAACAACCTGGTTCGTCGCATCCTGTTTGCTGTCGTGGCCATCCCGCTGGCATTGCTGCTGGTCTGGGCGGGTGGCTGGCCGCTCGCCTTGCTCGTCGCCACCATCGCCATTCTCGGCACGCGTGAGCTCTTCGACATTGCCGAGAAGAAGGGGATCCGGCCGCTCCGGGTCACCGGGCTGCTGCTCGCCGCCGCGGGCCCGCTGCTGGTTCACGCTGCGACCACGCGCCCTGAGACGGGTCTCTGGCTTTCCCATCATTGGACCTACATCGGTGCTGGCGTGATGCTGCTGCTGCTGGCGGTGGCACTGCGCGGTCGCGGCCCGACGGATGCGCCGCTCGGTGCGGTCGCGGTCACGCTCTTTGCGGTCGCGTACACGGGGCTGCTGCCGTCGTTCCTGATCGGCATCCGCCACGGCCGCTTCGAGACGTTCTCGTGGGCCGGCACGGCGATGGTGTTCTTCCCGCTGATTGTCACCTGGGTCTGCGATAGCGCGGCGATGTTCGGCGGCCGGGCGCTCGGCGGCCCGAAGATGGCACCGACCATCTCGCCCGGGAAGACCCGCTCTGGCGGCGTGGCCGGCCTTGCTGGCGGGGTGCTGATTGCACCGCTCTTTGTCTACCTGGTCTTCCCTCGTGTGGGCATTGAAGTCGGCATCCTGCCCGCGTGTCTGATGGCGCTCGCGCTCTCGGTTGTCGGCCAACTTGGCGATCTCGCCGAATCACTCTTCAAGCGCGAGGCCGGCGTCAAGGATTCTTCGACGTTGATTCCGGGCCACGGCGGCGTGCTCGATCGCTTCGATTCCCTGTACGTCATTCTTCCCACTGCGGCGTTCTGTTACCAGTTGCTGGGATTGCTGTGA
- a CDS encoding biotin/lipoyl-containing protein yields MKYFVSIGGRELTVDLDGDHATVDGTVMPVQLLRVPGSPEVRLTIAGRSHALAVDGFEDGMWRLVDRGAVRDVGIEDERSRHIRSLAGAGKSATSGGVLKAPMPGLVVRIAVSEGDVVAAGAGLVVLEAMKMENELKAPAAGTVRGIRVAAGQAVEKGQVLLELVP; encoded by the coding sequence GTGAAATACTTTGTCAGCATCGGTGGACGCGAACTCACGGTCGACCTCGATGGCGATCATGCCACGGTCGATGGCACGGTGATGCCGGTGCAACTGCTGCGTGTGCCCGGTTCTCCCGAAGTCCGCCTCACGATCGCCGGTCGTTCCCACGCACTCGCCGTCGATGGCTTCGAGGACGGCATGTGGCGGCTGGTCGACCGTGGTGCGGTGCGTGACGTAGGCATTGAAGACGAACGCAGTCGGCATATCCGCTCGCTCGCGGGAGCGGGGAAGAGCGCCACTAGCGGGGGAGTGCTGAAGGCACCGATGCCCGGCCTCGTGGTGCGCATCGCCGTGAGCGAGGGCGACGTGGTGGCGGCCGGCGCTGGCCTCGTGGTTCTCGAAGCGATGAAGATGGAGAATGAGCTCAAGGCGCCCGCGGCCGGGACGGTGCGTGGCATCCGCGTCGCGGCCGGGCAGGCCGTCGAGAAAGGTCAGGTCCTGCTCGAACTGGTTCCGTGA
- a CDS encoding isoprenyl transferase translates to MTSEHATLLEQVRLHGAIPRHIAIIMDGNGRWAQERGLPRSAGHQAGMGAVRETVEGCLHAGVRVLTIFAFSQENWQRPPAEIDALMALLEEFVGKEAEELRQRGVAVRMLGDIARLSAPARAAVDRIEAATAGGTNLAFNICISYGARAEIVRAAQHLAEMVQSGTLAPADIDESKFAAELYTADVPDPDLLVRTSGEMRVSNFLLWQLAYAEFHVTSVLWPDFTRDDLFVAILDFQRRDRRFGRVSA, encoded by the coding sequence GTGACCAGCGAGCACGCCACGCTTCTCGAACAGGTGCGCCTTCACGGCGCCATCCCGCGGCATATTGCCATCATCATGGATGGCAATGGCCGCTGGGCGCAGGAGCGTGGACTGCCGCGGTCGGCTGGGCATCAGGCAGGAATGGGCGCGGTCCGCGAAACCGTGGAAGGATGCCTTCACGCGGGTGTGCGCGTTCTCACCATCTTCGCCTTCTCGCAGGAAAACTGGCAGCGCCCTCCCGCAGAAATCGACGCGCTCATGGCCTTGCTCGAAGAGTTCGTCGGCAAGGAAGCCGAAGAGCTGCGTCAACGCGGGGTGGCCGTCCGGATGCTCGGTGACATCGCCCGGCTGTCGGCGCCGGCTCGCGCCGCCGTCGACCGCATCGAGGCCGCCACGGCCGGGGGCACCAACCTCGCCTTCAACATCTGCATCTCGTATGGAGCGCGCGCCGAAATCGTGCGGGCCGCGCAGCATCTTGCCGAGATGGTACAAAGCGGCACGCTCGCCCCGGCCGATATTGACGAGTCGAAGTTCGCCGCGGAGCTTTACACCGCCGATGTGCCGGATCCCGATCTGCTCGTTCGCACCTCGGGCGAGATGCGGGTCTCGAACTTCCTGCTCTGGCAACTCGCTTACGCCGAATTCCACGTCACCTCGGTGCTCTGGCCAGATTTCACCCGCGATGATCTCTTCGTCGCCATCCTCGACTTTCAGCGCCGCGATCGCCGCTTCGGACGCGTGAGCGCCTGA